One part of the Anopheles merus strain MAF chromosome 3L, AmerM5.1, whole genome shotgun sequence genome encodes these proteins:
- the LOC121598700 gene encoding sterol regulatory element-binding protein cleavage-activating protein yields the protein MTASAGVESMSPPPSAEERINHLTHQQQQQQQQQQYVTSNHSTSQLAQRKPLLSQQQQQQQPGAASGFTQHPSLGPATMKPPPRPTATTAGARGPPKSPSDRSKGAGGSTGGTTLPSRVSQIYYKHGLFLSSYPTTATSFALAIIIFCCYPLLNIPLPGTIPTKVIFPYTESISENLHLSNANLTSEFYNPFSFSGGNMFNIYNISVETPFPWARIDPLLYVQQIIMRTSVVPWEDDLLLTDAFRAPLYEVFKLLEIIRNHEDQSKTMLSHLCLHVENVKRSSQQTLFPEYNCLLLSPANLWQQNMQNFNKDSNLLNTVYVNHNLQKSKVSTAEMLFGIPLRDTGVKRYPMRVRPRIIQYAVTLILRENNPAFIESLKQKLTRAYPLHQKEPSSDASGGVPAQPEAQSAPKQQQSIMYIFYPGEFNWKEVLPQCIAFCVLFIYVYFSVRKIEAIRSRIMLASCAVLTVLGSLLMSLGLCFFFGLTISFQSKGVYPYLVILVGLENVLVITKSVLTTDNNLDVKIRVAQGLSREGWSITKNLLTEITILTGGLATFVPVIQEFCIFAMVGLVSDFLLQMLFFATVLALDIKRVEYSAEVRRLPKMLYFNNELRRGTGAAAGQSNGPAREVRNGGGSINRSRSHPKLTGLEQAASHPKTGPGSGKDVKIPKRLRIVNFWARTRFFQRGFMIWMVLWISNIIYNAGLIEELFVIDKNLTGHERLPLDAGAPRFEGGGLAMHDLGDPSTEATLEMDRLNYHKNLPDAGMLRGGGSVASDKAGTAEHRALNVSEQLQRLKHPDYETVYQLSNFHWSSILKQYNVSLSGRYVTVLPAIKLSHAVSPATAIQLRNADEKAPHHFQWKALAVALDPLDFSDADTGDGSHVPIGNAPFYPKTPMEILLTCMLLVVSTFVVTYTMIVLYRCVCTRNYAEWRASWQESDSETEPKPEQCLLEGVPVQVDGHVHRIECLVTDGNMVASSCLQGQVKVWDVSNGELLAEIDRLHYFELQQHRGSSASPQSLPSPPTPPTAGVLLRNDLGEPITGLQEAFPVAGGSNCSPVSCSPPGTAVAASFKLRKKLHFNFSSLDGGAVASAQAASDSKLFDFQAQYERFFTPCSPPAANGAVNGGSGCDLRNRFVSNGALGASWAESTASAEEQPSNSHWMARPTTLSNECPQPPGSPKQQQHHVSPIWCLDFLDNLIVIGCADGRLEFWEGSSGSFKCIHDAEHSHNNGVTNIKLTGDRVIAARLSGRIDFFRLETYNQGRQIDWGFTSAYRRTHVRTGSAGSLGSLQAAMAASSGPGSHSASEELRCLLEFQQQGHQQPVTCLEVAGNTVMTGSQDHTLKVYRADSHVMLYTLHGHCGPITCLFIDQWQSGMAGSGSQDGLLCVWDLTTGACMYKIQAHDDSIVALVGSPSYVISLGLDERIRVWDRFQGHPLNTITVSHAYSALVMLTPSLLVTGKPGALVVWDARSGEVAREVKLDCSNMQLCPKIMLPACGSVICDYGNQMRIVRFPLVAADKCD from the exons CTACCCACTGTTAAACATCCCCCTGCCGGGGACGATACCAACCAAAGTGATATTCCCGTACACGGAAAGCATTAGCGAAAATTTGCACCTATCCAATGCGAACCTGACGAGCGAATTCTACAACCCGTTCAGCTTCTCCGGCGGCAACATGTTTAACATCTACAACATCAGCGTGGAAACGCCGTTCCCGTGGGCCCGAATCGATCCGCTACTGTACGTGCAGCAGATCATCATGCGCACGAGCGTGGTACCATGGGAAGATGATCTGCTGCTGACCGATGCGTTCCGTGCGCCACTGTACGAGGTGTTCAAGCTGCTGGAAATTATACGCAATCACGAAGATCAGAG CAAAACTATGCTAAGCCATCTCTGTCTGCATGTGGAAAATGTGAAGCGATCCTCGCAGCAGACCCTGTTTCCCGAGTACAACTGCTTGCTGCTATCGCCGGCCAATCTGTGGCAGCAAAATATGCAGAACTTTAACAAGGATAGCAATCTGTTAAACACGGTGTACGTGAATCAT AATCTCCAAAAGTCCAAAGTTTCGACGGCGGAAATGCTGTTCGGCATACCGCTGCGGGACACGGGCGTGAAGCGGTACCCGATGCGCGTCCGGCCACGCATCATCCAGTACGCGGTGACGCTGATTTTGCGCGAAAACAATCCAGCATTTATAGAATCgttaaagcaaaagcttacccGTGCGtacccgctgcatcaaaaggaACCCTCGAGCGATGCATCGGGCGGCGTGCCGGCCCAGCCCGAAGCACAGTCGGctccgaagcagcagcaatcaaTCATGTACATCTTCTACCCGGGCGAATTCAACTGGAAGGAGGTGCTGCCGCAGTGTATCGCGTTTTGTGTGCTGTTCATTTACGTCTACTTTTCTGTGCGCAAAATCGAAGCCATCCGGTCGCGCATCATGCTAGCGTCCTGTGCCGTGCTGACCGTGCTGGGCAGTTTGCTGATGTCACTGGGGCTGTGTTTCTTCTTCGGGCTTACGATCAGCTTCCAGTCGAAGGGTGTCTACCCGTACCTGGTCATACTGGTGGGGCTGGAGAATGTGCTCGTCATTACGAAGAGTGTGCTCACGACGGACAACAATCTGGACGTAAAGATACGGGTCGCACAAGGACTGAGCCGGGAGGGTTGGTCCATTACGAAGAACTTGCTGACGGAAATCACGATCCTTACCGGGGGGCTGGCGACGTTCGTGCCGGTAATACAGGAGTTTTGCATCTTCGCGATGGTGGGCCTCGTGTCGGACTTTCTGCTGCAGATGCTGTTCTTCGCCACCGTGCTGGCGCTGGACATAAAGCGCGTCGAGTACAGTGCCGAGGTGCGGCGACTGCCCAAGATGCTGTACTTCAACAACGAGCTAAGGCGGGGTACCGGGGCCGCTGCGGGACAGTCGAACGGTCCGGCACGGGAAGTGCGAAACGGGGGCGGTTCGATTAATCGCTCTCGATCGCACCCGAAGCTGACGGGGCTGGAGCAGGCGGCGAGCCATCCGAAGACCGGGCCGGGCAGCGGGAAGGATGTGAAAATACCGAAGCGCCTGCGGATTGTAAACTTTTGGGCAAGGACAAGGTTTTTCCAGCGCGGCTTCATGATCTGGATGGTGCTGTGGATTTCGAACATTATCTACAATGCTGGGCTGATTGAGGAGCTGTTTGTGATCGATAAGAACCTGACCGGGCACGAACGTTTGCCGTTGGACGCCGGGGCGCCTCGGTTTGAGGGTGGTGGACTGGCTATGCACGACCTGGGTGATCCTAGCACGGAAGCGACGCTCGAGATGGATCGTTTGAATTACCACAAAAACCTTCCGGATGCAGGCATGCTGAGGGGTGGCGGTAGTGTTGCCAGTGACAAAGCAGGAACCGCCGAACATCGTGCGTTGAACGTATCGGAACAGCTGCAGCGGTTGAAACACCCCGACTACGAAACCGTCTACCAGCTGTCCAATTTCCACTGGTCGTCGATACTGAAGCAGTACAACGTGTCGCTCAGCGGACGGTACGTGACGGTGCTGCCGGCGATCAAGCTTTCCCACGCGGTCAGCCCCGCGACCGCCATCCAGCTGCGCAACGCGGACGAGAAAGCGCCGCACCATTTCCAGTGGAAAGCGCTGGCGGTGGCGCTCGATCCGCTCGATTTCAGCGATGCCGACACGGGCGACGGGTCGCACGTACCGATCGGCAACGCACCGTTCTACCCGAAAACGCCGATGGAGATACTGCTCACCTGCATGCTGCTCGTGGTCAGCACGTTCGTGGTGACGTACACGATGATAGTGCTGTACCGGTGCGTCTGCACGCGCAACTACGCCGAGTGGCGGGCGAGCTGGCAGGAGAGCGACAGCGAGACGGAACCGAAGCCGGAGCAGTGCCTGCTGGAGGGCGTCCCGGTGCAGGTCGATGGGCACGTGCACCGCATCGAGTGTCTGGTGACGGACGGGAACATGGTGGCGAGCTCCTGCCTGCAGGGTCAGGTGAAGGTGTGGGACGTGAGCAATGGCGAGCTGCTGGCGGAGATCGACCGGCTGCACTACTtcgagctgcagcagcaccggggCAGCTCGGCGTCGCCCCAATCGCTGCCCTCGCCGCCCACGCCGCCCACGGCCGGTGTTCTGCTGCGTAACGATCTGGGCGAACCCATTACCGGGCTGCAGGAAGCGTTCCCGGTGGCCGGTGGTTCCAACTGTTCGCCGGTGTCGTGCTCACCGCCCGGGACGGCCGTGGCCGCTTCGTTCAAGCTGCGCAAGAAGCTGCACTTTAATTTCTCCAGCCTGGACGGTGGCGCGGTGGCGAGTGCGCAGGCAGCGAGCGACTCGAAGCTGTTCGACTTCCAGGCACAGTACGAACGGTTCTTCACACCCTGTTCGCCACCGGCCGCAAACGGCGCCGTGAACGGGGGAAGTGGGTGTGATCTGCGGAATCGTTTTGTCTCGAACGGAGCGCTAGGGGCGAGCTGGGCGGAATCGACCGCCTCGGCGGAGGAGCAACCGTCCAACAGCCACTGGATGGCGCGTCCCACGACACTGTCCAACGAGTGTCCGCAGCCGCCCGGGAGtccaaagcagcagcaacaccacgtGTCGCCGATCTGGTGTTTGGACTTTCTCGACAATCTCATCGTGATCGGGTGTGCGGACGGGCGGTTGGAGTTTTGGGAGGGTAGCAGCGGTAGTTTTAAG TGCATCCACGATGCAGAACATTCACACAACAATGGCGTGACGAACATCAAGCTGACGGGGGATCGCGTTATAGCGGCCCGGCTGAGTGGACGAATAGACTTTTTCCGCCTGGAAACGTACAACCAGGGAAGACAGATCGATTGGGGCTTTACGTCGGCGTACCGGCGAA CACACGTGCGAACCGGCTCGGCGGGTAGCCTCGGTTCGCTCCAGGCAGCGATGGCAGCAAGCAGTGGGCCCGGATCTCATTCCGCGTCCGAGGAGCTGCGCTGCCTGCTGGAGTTTCAGCAGCAGGGCCACCAGCAACCGGTAACCTGTCTCGAGGTGGCAGGCAATACCGTGATGACGGGCAGCCAGGATCACACGCTGAAGGTGTACCGGGCGGACAGTCACGTGATGCTGTACACGCTGCACGGGCACTGTGGCCCCATTACCTGCCTGTTCATCGACCAGTGGCAGTCGGGGATGGCCGGGTCGGGCTCGCAGGATGgattgctgtgtgtgtgggaccTGACGACAG GTGCCTGTATGTACAAAATTCAAGCGCACGACGACTCGATCGTTGCGCTGGTCGGTTCGCCCAGCTACGTGATATCGCTCGGGTTGGACGAACGGATACGCGTTTGGGACCGGTTCCAGGGCCATCCGCTCAACACGATCACGGTTTCGCACGCCTACTCGGCACTGGTAATGCTGACGCCGTCCCTTCTCGTTACCGGCAAACCAG GCGCCCTTGTGGTGTGGGACGCGCGGAGCGGTGAGGTCGCCCGGGAGGTTAAGCTAGACTGCTCCAACATGCAGCTCTGCCCAAAGATCATGCTACCGGCGTGCGGTTCGGTCATCTGCGATTATGGCAATCAGATGCGCATTGTGCGGTTCCCGCTCGTTGCCGCTGATAAATGTGACTAA